TAAGCCATGTTGTAATGCTTCACACAGACAcgataaaagcttttttttaaaaaaaaaaaacaattacacaATAGCCTTTTGAAAGAGTAATGAAATATCTCAGGATGTTCTTCAGAATCTTCACGCTCCCTAGGTCACTGTACCATGTaaaacttaatttttttttaattttttatcattGCCCATGAAAGGCTCAGTTTGCTTTAGTGATGTGCACGAATGTCTGAAGCCTCAGTACCTCAGCTGCCACAATTTATACAGCCCCagctcaggtttttttttgtgtgtgtgtgtgtcaaagcaTAATAAATTGGTTTATTGTAGAATTTAATGGTTGTCCTTCAAAAGCCGAGCATTTGACataattcattatttagttTTTACACCAAGACCTAGCAGGTGGGTACATAATATAGTAACACATTGGAGTGTTATTTTACAGTACTTAATTCTGATCATTTAGAGAAGGTGtgattttctacaacagcacaGTTCTGACAATAGTGCAGTTTATATTCATGTGCTCATTCTAATAAGtacatttctatagtaacattaTATAGGGccttgaagaagaagaagaaattattttaaaatgtgctaTTATCAAAGTAATACCTATAATCATTGACACTGTGATTCTGCTAGAgaggtttatttaacatttatggaagttTGTGTGTCGGCACGACTGCAGCTGCAGGTAATGCTTTTATTAAAGATGGCAGTCTGCAAACAAACCCAAAGAAACCACTTAACGCAAATGTTGTCAAAGGCAGGCAAAAGGTCAGGCGATTTACAAACAGGATTTCCAAGGCAAAGGCAAAATTATAAAAACAGAGGAAACAAACcagacccaaaaaaaaaaaaaaacccatgaccATGAACACAGCTTAAAGGCTTGGCACACCAGATAAATAACAGCACTGAGAAGATACTGCGTAATGAATGAGAGTTTTGTGTGGGGTCTTATTTAGTGGTGAGTGGGGATTGATTCCAGGTGCGCATAATCAGTAATCAGGGTGAACGTGACTATGAGTGAGATTGCTGGGTATTGTTGTTTCTGGTGGCTAGTCTTGTAGGCCATGAtgcattctgggaaatggaGTTTGGAATACTATGGAAGCAATCTGACAGAGGATTTAGTGTTTTGCAGTTCCTTGGAAACATAAGAAAGagtatttaatacattaatctAATACATTTCGAGATATTTCATTATGAATGcttattacatttaatataaacTCTTCACAGTTTATTACTCAATTAAAAATGGTACTGGTTAGTACAGTTCTGTGGCATAGGAAGAATCAAACCCtagtttattattttgctaTTACAGCATGCCTGGCCGTTTTATTCCCCATACTGTGTCTAAACTGTAATATATTATGTCAAAAGATCATGACTATGTTTTTAGTCTATGTTCTAAGCATTTTTCTTCTGTGTCTGCAATCATTTACAAGAATACCGATGAGCTACATTCTCCCTCAGTTAGCGATATGGTAATTCTCATATTTAATTTTCTCAAATACAGAGGGATAAATGGACAAAGTCATTCAAGCTTAAGCAGTACAATTTCACACAAAGGAAGTCTTCTTTGAAAGTGcttcatgaaataaaatgaaatttctAACACTGATAACTCTATGATAGTGGGAATTATTGAGTTCTCCATATAGAGAGCTTCTTTAGTGACTTAAATGTTTTGCCCCTGAAACAGAGTGAAGCGTTGTTTACTAATCTTCATGCATAATTCATGGACACCAGATTACACTTTGATTTGTATCTTAACAGAATGAGAGTGTTCCCGAGCAATGATTTAATCTTTTAATTGGATAATAAATCCATTGGGTTGAGTAATGGACTTTCTATTGCCATCAGTTGACCACTGAGGCAAAATCATCATTAATGCATTTTCTTTGCTTTACAATTTGACTGTTtgactggggggaaaaaatgagggagagagattaAAGATGATTTACACAGGTTTGATTTTATATACCATTTCTCATCAGAACGATTAATCGCTATATATCTgtgggagaaagacagagatataTTTCTGTTCAGTCAGCATTTCTATTACTTAATGTTTGCCTCTTAGCAACTTCTAAATTAGGAGCCATGCAGTACAAGCGCTACCTTTGCAATTAGCTTCCTATCTAAGAGGTAAATCAGGTGCACATTTCAGTGCTTATTTTCAGCGGGGATTATGTGACACCATAACAATAAACTAAAGCTGAAATGTTGATTTTTGGATACCATGGGTACTTCTAATTAGGGAATTTTGTTAGTGCACTGAAGAGGCATTACCCATGTAATTTACAGCGCACGTCTTATGTCTCTGCGTTCAAGAATTAATTCAAATGATCTAAATGCATATTGGAATTTCCACAGAAGATATAAAGCCTCACTTTAGCTTCTCCAGATATGTTTGCAATTAAAGTTTGAAAGAGAAGGGTTTGAGTTATTTAGGCTGTGGATcacattataaatcattataacagGTTAATCAAAAACATCCTTGCCACTTTTGTGGCGCTTGGGGCAGGATGTTCTGAGCTGGATTAGATCAGCAGTAAATACAGCATGATTAAAACACCATGTTTATGGTGGGTCCGTTTACTTCATGACCttcacccccctccccccaccccaccaccaccaccaccaccaccactcaacAACTTCCCCCCAACACCTACTCCGCTACAGCTGCTATTTTAGTCTTTTAATCGATGCTGCAATTCATGCACGATGGCCAAGCCAGTCCCTGCAGGGTGGTGAGCTGCATGCCGATCACACTCAGCAGATATATGACTGTCAGGTTCTGTGGGCTACAACAGCTCTTTGAACCTAACTAAGGAGCACTAATGAACAGTAGACGCTTTCGGAGCTACTTATTCGATTTCACACTGATGCTGGCGCAGTTCCCACTGCGCTCAAACACACCTGGATACATTTGCAGATGGAGCCATCTTCAGCTTCTCTGCCATGGTGCTGCAATAAACAGATGGCTGCATGGAGGCTTTTTTGCGTTTTCTTCGTTCTCACAGCTCATCTAAATCGTTCGGCTCTGCTGATTAACAGTGTgtagctctttcaggtttctatCAGGTTTCTATCAGGTTTCAATGAAATCATAACATTTCTTGGAACCATTATAATGACTATAATAAGTGTCGCAGTGGTATTTTAGTATGCATGTTATAATTTCTGTCATTTTGAAAAGCCTGTGGTATGAGTGTCataatttaattctttaaaacCACACACCTAATTAAATGAATAGAAGCTTTGATGTGAATTTATATGGCTTaaaatgtctgtctgtcattgtttttcagtgtgtatttAAACCCAAGAGCCTTCCACATGCTGCTGAATTGCTCTGTAATTTGCCATATTGCTGATTGCTGCAGTGGGTGGGTACGGGCTCAATTTTAATTTGAGGTTAACTTTTACTGAGACATTTGCCCACACACAGACCAGTCTAGACTAACCTTCACAACTTTTACGACTGCCTCGTTACAGATGATCGGGCTTGCGGGAGTGGGTTTGTGTAAATGGTGGTTAGTTATTCAAGTAGGTGCATGTATTATACTTGTATTAATCAATTAGTTTAAGCTGTGTGAGAAAGTTCAGTAACAAGAGGAGTGGAGATGAGACTGGATCTTCAGATCAGTGTTTATTGAGTGCTCACAGATGATCGATGCAGCATTAGAATTAGCCATCAGTCTGTCAATCTGTGAACATGTCTTTAGGGCTAGAGTTCAGGGCGGGTTATGCTTTGCACAAGACGGACAGTTAATCCCTCACTGCTTCCCCAACCCGAACTGAAGACCATGGTTAGGGTGAAGATACGAGGAGGTGACGGGTGTGGAATAGAGGAATTTATAGGAAGTTAACTTGGAAGATGTGTTCTCCCAGTAATCCCAGAAATCCATATATTAGTAGACATCTTGTGTATTAAGAGTgcatattaacatttttttttcagtggaacAGGAAATGATTTGCAAGATAGCAGTCAAGTAGCTTTTATGTGCGTCACTGATAAAGAAATCACAAAGTAGCCTAAACTTAAAGCATTTAATACaattgaattcttgaatctgattggtcagtgttgattatttttctataacaggaTCACTGAGTGTAAAGCAAATCACAGGATTTATATATGTCATGTTATGTCAGTAACCTGATTATTTTAAATCGTCCTTTATTAGATTACACGCAGCATCTgccaagaaaataaaacatgttatAACATGTTATGTTTCATTGTTAACATTTATGGATGAAGTCACCAGCATTTTTTAGGAAGTCTTAACATCAATATTAAGCGTTgaaacaactgtttatagctgctataacatcaTTGATAATCAACACTAACTTGCTTCATGGCAGTTCCTGAACCTTAAACATAGCTATAAAACGATAAATAGTACAAAAGTGAGATAGTATTCAAGTTGTGTACCTCAGGGTGCAAATACATCTCACCACATCCTCATTAGAGCAGCATGTTGTGTCATAAGCTTGTCTATGACATCTCAGTGTTAAATCATTTTATCACATTATTTTAATATGCATTGTCGTGatacaaaacaataataattaataataaaagagaacAAGCTTGCTATATTTTGTGCTTGTTTTCAaacttttgtttgtgtgtgagatcaacattttataaatagttCTCCTTGGGCAGCAAATTTAGGCTTTACCAGTAACAAAGCGGGGCTTTCAGGCATTCTGATGCACGACAACGTCAATACTATAGACTACATCTATAAATAAAGCACAGGCAAAGTCTTCATCATTTAGACTGCAGATTTCCAATATATAATGTTGAAATAATGAGCATTACACAAACCGTATTAGTTTAAATGAGTAGCTGAGATGCTTCTTTACTGATTCAGTATGTTGTAGATATGCATCTCTGttgatttaaatattaaaaatcccGTCAGCAGCACTGAAGCAcgatctttattttattaaaccacAGAGCTGTAAGGAGTAAGAAGAGGATTGTGTGATCAATTTTGGGAAGCAGAGCTTGAAGGCTTTTGCAAGTTAAAACACCCGCAAGTCAAAGTCACACAGGATTTAATAACTCCTGACTCGCAATATTTCTCTATACTGTACTGTCATCTTCAGGGGATTTTTCTTCCCCCCAATGTTGCACAAAAGAATATGTTATATTTAAAAACTGGTtaacagtgttttattgtgAATTCTGGAGCCTGTAGCTTTGTTCATTGTAATCCATCATTCTAAaacataattattataatgtataatcATTAAATGGTATGACAGACTTTTATCTGCTTGACTTATATTTAGCTATTCTAATGCTGTGTACTGCATGCTGAAATTCtcttaacaaaataaacaattgCTATAACATAAAGCTAAACTGAGAATACTTATTATTTCTTTGTTCCATGGTGTCATTAATTAAATGGCTTTTGTGGTGTTTATGCAGTAATCTATGTAAGGAGAGTCGAGTATCtgcatggtttttttttgtttttttgcctctCATGCTCTGTCTTTTTGTATGTTAAAGTATGGCATCAGAAAATACCTGTAGGTTCATACCTTCAATGAGTGTGACACAGTTCCTCTGGCTTGTGTTTCAGCAGGTAACCAGCAGAATGGTGGCTGGCGTGGTGAGTGGGCACAGCTACCTGGTGGCATGCTGGCAGCCCATTCTTATCCTGATGCTGGGCACTGTGCTGTCGGGTTCCACTACAGGATGCCCGTCCCGCTGTGAGTGCAATGCCCAGGAGCGCTCTGTGCTGTGCCACCGCAGGAAGCTGGTTGCCCTTCCAGAGGGAATCCCTATTGAGACGCGACTGTTGGACCTGAGCAAAAATCGCTTGAAAGCCATCAACCCAGAGGAGTTCATCAACTATCCCCACCTGGAGGACCTGCAGCTTAATGAGAATGTCATCTCAGTCATCGAGCCAGGCGCATTCAGTAATCTGTTTGGATTACGGACGTTAGGACTGCGCAACAACAAACTGAAGCTCATTCAGCTAGGTGTATTTACTGGTTTGAGTAACCTCACCAGACTGGATATAAGTGAGAATAAAATAGTTATCTTGTTGGATTACATGTTTCAGGACCTTTACAATCTTAAAGAACTGGAAGTGGGAGATAGTGAGCTGGTCTTCATCTCTCATAGAGCCTTTCATGGACTCAGTAGTTTAGAGCAGCTCACCATGGAGAGGTGCAACATGACCTCTGTGCCCACGGAGGCCTTCAGCCATCTCCATACCCTGTTGGTACTCAAGTTGTGGCATTTTAATGTCAACCTCATTAGAGATTTTTCCTTCAGGAGACTTTACCGGCTGAAAGTGTTAGAAGTAACGAATTGGCCCTTTCTTGAAGGCCTGACCGATAAGTCCCTCCACGGCCTCAACATTACCACACTAAGCATCACACACTGCAACCTCACTGCCATCCCCTACGTGGCCATCCAGCACCTTGTGTACCTTCGCTCTCTCAACTTTTCATTCAATCCCATAGAGACTGTGGAGGGCAACAAACTGCACAACTTGATGAGGCTGCAAGTATTTGACTTAGTAGGTGGTCGATTGGTCAATATTGAGCCTTACTCTTTCAGAGGACTAAACTACCTTAAGGTTCTCAACATTTCCAGCAATAGCTTGAGCACTTTAGAAGAGTCTGCCTTTCACTCAGTTGGTAATCTTGAGACCCTGGCCCTATATGACAACCCCTTGGCATGCGACTGTCGCTTGTTATGGGTTTTCCGCCGCCGTTGGAGGCTCAATTTCAACAAGCAGCAGCCATCTTGCACTTCCCCTGAGTTTGTGCAAGGAAAAGAATTTAAAGATTTCCCGGATATTCTCCCTCCTAATTATTTTACTTGTCAGAAATCTAAGATTCGGGACCATAAACCCCTTCAGAGATTTGTGGATGAAGGGACCACAGTTCGCTTTGCATGCCAAGCAGATGGGGACCCAACCCCTGTGATCATGTGGCAGTCTCCTCGGAAGCAATTCATCACCACCAAAACAGTTGGACGTCTGTCAGTGTCTCTGGACGGCACTCTGGAAGTACGATATGCCCAAATACAAGACAATGGCACATATACATGTATCGCGACCAATGCAGGGGGTAAtgacaccaaacttgctcatttACATGTTCATAGTTATTCACCCAACTGGCCCCATCAGTCTAATAAGACATTTGCTTTCATCTCCAACCAGCCCAATGAAAGTGGTGCCAATGAAACTGGTAGATCAGTCCCATTTCCATTTGATATGAAGACTCTTATCATTGCTACTACTATGGGATTTATTTCCTTCCTCGGAGTGGTATTGTTTTGTCTTGTACTCCTCTTTCTTTGGAGTCGGGGGAAAGGTAATGCCAAGCCAAACATCGAAATTGAGTATGTGCCACGTAGAGTAGAGGGGCAGACCAGTCCAACTGAGGAAACCCATAAGATCagaatgaaaatgatgtaaaagtCAAATCTCCAGTTCATGTGAACAAAATCCCTGGCAAGAGCTTTAGCTTGAGACGCAAGAGAAAAGTCTTTCTTTGTGGAATTGACAGAAGAAACAATAGCTAAAACTAAAGCCTTTTCCAAATACACAGCTCAGACCTGCGGGGATTGTTCCTTCAAAGTCAGAAAGAATTTCGAGGGACCTAACgttctgcttttattttggtAACACATGAACATGAGTCTGCCTGACTCCAATTATTTAAAAGCCAGAAAACAGAGGGCCAGTTTTAATCCATACTTGTCTTTGTCTCTGccttttgtccatttttttgtACATAATTCTTTCTCTGTACATGGGAATATAGTAATTAAAGGATTGCGAAAATCATATACATGGGTTAAGCATACTGGAATTCTTGTGATGTACGTACATGGTTAGACACATTGTAAATGTACACGTGTCTGATTAAATTTCTGTAAATGTCCATTGCCAAGTTTTTATAaggtatatacatttttttatttacacttaaTTAATGATTATGCTTGACAATCATCCATATTATAAATGTCAAGTGTTAATCCTGAAATATGCCGTCCTTTGAAGGGAtggaataaattttattttgatGCCAGATATAAGCCTAGTATTTCTAAGCCAAATGTAGCTTTGAACTTAAAGCCATTTGGTATTTTTGAATGTGTGGTGAAGCCATTAAAGATGTTTTTGGTGTTCACATTGATATATTCATATCTGACATAAGTCTCATGAGAAATCTCATCTGCTGATCGAGTTTTTTAATagcacattttttaataatttctcaTATTCATCATATCCCTTGATGATTAATTTACCatttattaatacataattCATGTTCAAAAGGCAGGGAATTCTCTGAAGGTAAATGTGTTCATCGACCCTTGCCTCTGGAACAATGCCAgactttaaaacattaaaatggtaACATTTTCTACTTCAGTGTCCATTTTTACTTGCACAGTTCAGTTGAGAGTCAACTATATACAGGTGCTTGAGATCACAAAAATAttattggcaaaaaaaaaacccaatgcaAATTCTTATGATCCAGTTCACTACTACTGTCCTTCGACATTAACTGAAAAGGTCTTCTGGATATGTCATAAATGATAACTGCTGTGAAATTGAAATGTCTAATCGATCTTGGCTTATAGTTCAGAGTTCAGACCCTGTAAgtaagagagagcagagagattATCATGCATGCAAAATGctctaaagtaaaaaaaaaaaaataaaggctaGGTAAATGCTGCATACTGAATGCAGCCATTTCTAATATGCATTGTGAATAGTCTAGTTGGATAAATAACTTGAATAAAGGATGGACACGTTTTTGTCCGTTGTATGTTTAAAATTCACAAATCTCTCAGTGTATTGatatattcttatatatttAACTTATATTAAGTGatttaaactaaacaaaaaatcaataaatgacAGACATTTTTAAACACCCTGCCTAAAGACAATAAATCCTTAGTCTGTTTGATCCTGATTAAATCCTCTTCATGACTAAAAGCTTTGTTCTTTTAAACATAGTAATTGTCTGAACATTTGACCTAAATAggctgattcatttatttgacgCTAATCAGCATTAGCAGAACAGTTTTGtacaaaattataaaactaACCATTATGCCGAACATATATGAAAATGTGATAgagtatgaatatatatgaaatatatattttattttatgaaaatataaaaacatttgtaataCATTATAGACTGAAATTGTCAGGTGATGAGAGTAATGCAGGTTACTGCACTGGAAATTCTTCAAAAAAGTACGTTTAAGGATATTAAATTTTGCAAATATTACATCACAAATGAAATTTGATGTAGTTTTAGTCATggtgaaagagaaaataatattCCAAACAATTCCTTTTTAAGGTCAggatgtgtttataatgaaaagAAACGATGCGTGTCATGTCATCAGACATCATGAACTGAATCGTATTAATGTTATTGGATTGGTGTTGCTTGCACATAGAAATAATTCCTAATGTGCTGCAAAATATGGAAAGATGTGTAAAGGCTTCATGGTTTGACTGAATCCAGTAATTAGGTCAATGCTAGAATAGATTCACATTAATTATTAACGCTGTTACATTGTCCCCGGTTTGTCTCGTTGCGTCATGCTATCGGAAacaagatattttatatttccaaaagaaacaggaaaaggtGAAATGATGAAAAACAACCCGAGCGAGAAGCTGTGAAACGTCGATGTTGGTCAGTTAAAGCCTGTAAATATTAGCAAAACCTTAATATGTATCTGTGCTTTACATGTGATTAAACAGCGCCGTGGTGAAAGGCTTATCAGGTAACCAAATGCATTCTGTGAGGAAGCTTGTTCACTTTTATAGACTGC
This genomic window from Hemibagrus wyckioides isolate EC202008001 linkage group LG27, SWU_Hwy_1.0, whole genome shotgun sequence contains:
- the lingo1b gene encoding leucine-rich repeat and immunoglobulin-like domain-containing nogo receptor-interacting protein 1-B isoform X1, with the translated sequence MTFLQVTSRMVAGVVSGHSYLVACWQPILILMLGTVLSGSTTGCPSRCECNAQERSVLCHRRKLVALPEGIPIETRLLDLSKNRLKAINPEEFINYPHLEDLQLNENVISVIEPGAFSNLFGLRTLGLRNNKLKLIQLGVFTGLSNLTRLDISENKIVILLDYMFQDLYNLKELEVGDSELVFISHRAFHGLSSLEQLTMERCNMTSVPTEAFSHLHTLLVLKLWHFNVNLIRDFSFRRLYRLKVLEVTNWPFLEGLTDKSLHGLNITTLSITHCNLTAIPYVAIQHLVYLRSLNFSFNPIETVEGNKLHNLMRLQVFDLVGGRLVNIEPYSFRGLNYLKVLNISSNSLSTLEESAFHSVGNLETLALYDNPLACDCRLLWVFRRRWRLNFNKQQPSCTSPEFVQGKEFKDFPDILPPNYFTCQKSKIRDHKPLQRFVDEGTTVRFACQADGDPTPVIMWQSPRKQFITTKTVGRLSVSLDGTLEVRYAQIQDNGTYTCIATNAGGNDTKLAHLHVHSYSPNWPHQSNKTFAFISNQPNESGANETGRSVPFPFDMKTLIIATTMGFISFLGVVLFCLVLLFLWSRGKGNAKPNIEIEYVPRRVEGQTSPTEETHKIRMKMM
- the lingo1b gene encoding leucine-rich repeat and immunoglobulin-like domain-containing nogo receptor-interacting protein 1-B isoform X2, coding for MTFLVTSRMVAGVVSGHSYLVACWQPILILMLGTVLSGSTTGCPSRCECNAQERSVLCHRRKLVALPEGIPIETRLLDLSKNRLKAINPEEFINYPHLEDLQLNENVISVIEPGAFSNLFGLRTLGLRNNKLKLIQLGVFTGLSNLTRLDISENKIVILLDYMFQDLYNLKELEVGDSELVFISHRAFHGLSSLEQLTMERCNMTSVPTEAFSHLHTLLVLKLWHFNVNLIRDFSFRRLYRLKVLEVTNWPFLEGLTDKSLHGLNITTLSITHCNLTAIPYVAIQHLVYLRSLNFSFNPIETVEGNKLHNLMRLQVFDLVGGRLVNIEPYSFRGLNYLKVLNISSNSLSTLEESAFHSVGNLETLALYDNPLACDCRLLWVFRRRWRLNFNKQQPSCTSPEFVQGKEFKDFPDILPPNYFTCQKSKIRDHKPLQRFVDEGTTVRFACQADGDPTPVIMWQSPRKQFITTKTVGRLSVSLDGTLEVRYAQIQDNGTYTCIATNAGGNDTKLAHLHVHSYSPNWPHQSNKTFAFISNQPNESGANETGRSVPFPFDMKTLIIATTMGFISFLGVVLFCLVLLFLWSRGKGNAKPNIEIEYVPRRVEGQTSPTEETHKIRMKMM